In the genome of Ferrovibrio terrae, the window TTCATATGAGCGCCAATGCCGGCGGACCCTTCGGCGCGGTGATCGTGGCCGAGGGCAAGGTGGTGGGCGAAGGCTGGAACAAGGTCACCTCGACCAACGATCCCACGGCGCATGCGGAAGTCGTGGCGATCCGCGATGCCTGCACCCGGCTGGCCCGCTTCGACCTCAGGGGTTGCGTGCTCTATACCAGCTGCGAACCCTGCCCGATGTGCCTGTCGGCCACCTACTGGGCGCGGATCGACAAGGTGTATTACGCCAACGAACAGGCCGACGCGGCGGCGATCAACTTCGACGATGCCTTCCTGTATCGCCAGCTCGCCCTGCCGCGCGAACGCCGCTCGCTGGTCTGCGAGCAGATCCTGCGCGACGAGGCGCTGGAGGTGTTCCGCGAGTGGAATGTGAAGCCCGACAAGACGCCATATTGAATGGGGCATAGGATGCGTGCCGCCCTGGTATTTGCCGCCGCTGCAGCTTTTGCCGCGCCGGCCGTGGCGCTGGAAGTGGTGGTCGATATCCCGGCGCGTGGCGGCGTTATGCATGTGCTGGTCGATGCGCCCGACAATGCGAAGGCGGCAGTGATCCTGCTGGCCGGCGGTGCCGGACGGCTCGATATCGGTGCCTCCGGGCGGATCGGCAGTCTGGGCGGCAACCAGCTGGTGCGAACCCGCGCGGCCTATGCGAAAGCAGGGTTCATTGCCGCGACGCCGGATATCGCCGAAGACCTGAAAGAAGGCGCCAGCGGCGTGCGCAACAGCTATCGCTGGAATGCGGAGCAGGCGGCCGATCTCGGCGCACTGGTGGAGTATCTGCGGCGGCAGGCACCCAAAGTCTATCTGATCGGCACCAGCC includes:
- a CDS encoding nucleoside deaminase produces the protein MSDHETFMRQAIALSRIHMSANAGGPFGAVIVAEGKVVGEGWNKVTSTNDPTAHAEVVAIRDACTRLARFDLRGCVLYTSCEPCPMCLSATYWARIDKVYYANEQADAAAINFDDAFLYRQLALPRERRSLVCEQILRDEALEVFREWNVKPDKTPY
- a CDS encoding alpha/beta hydrolase, which translates into the protein MRAALVFAAAAAFAAPAVALEVVVDIPARGGVMHVLVDAPDNAKAAVILLAGGAGRLDIGASGRIGSLGGNQLVRTRAAYAKAGFIAATPDIAEDLKEGASGVRNSYRWNAEQAADLGALVEYLRRQAPKVYLIGTSRAALSVANAAARLTGMQKPDAIVITSGMLMQTDARQPSVHRMVKPLEAIVMPVLLLAHENDACPYTPASATAAFRSLLTAAPKVDLMMLKGGTPDRKGEECEAAGHHGFAGLDSEVVQTITGWLKALP